The DNA segment CGATCGGCGGCTGAACCACCGCGCCGAGGTCGTCGCCGGTGTCGAGGCGGATGCCGCGTCCCGCCTGCTGCTCGATTTCTTCGAGGATCCCGCGCGGCGACCGCGCCCGGCCTGACGCGGCGCCCGGGCGGGACGAGTCGGCCCGGGCGTCATCCGCTGCGGGCCCGGCGTCAGGCGATCGCGATCGACAGCCCGCCGACCACGGCGTACGCCGCCCCGGCGAGCAGGATGACCGCGAGCGCCCGCCACCCGGCACGGCCGCGCCCGGCGAGGAACCCGCCGAGGGCCCAGAGCGTGCAGAAGTACACGAGGCTGAACAGGTCGTCCTCCTGCGGGTCCTCGAACGTGCCGCCGCTCGCACGCCAGACCACGGTGGCAGCGAGGCCGACGAGCGCTGCGACGGTGATCACGCCGAGCATCAGCCGGAGGCTGCGCGCGGGGCGGTCGGCATCGGTCGAGCCTCCCCGGAGCACGTCGCGCCCCTCCGGGTGCAGCCAGACGAAGACGGCCGCGACGAGGCCGATCCACACGACCGAGAACACCAGGGTGGACAGCACGTCGTCGTGCCCCTGGATCAGGGCGGACAGCCACGAGAACCCGCCGGTCAGCGCAAGGGCCGATGCCAGCCACGCCGCCAGGCCCGATGAACCCCGGGGGCGCACGGCCAGCACGAGCGCTGCCGCGGCGACGGCGACGAAGATCGCGCCGGCCGCTCCGTCCGCCAGTCGGTGCAGCTCGGGCGTGCGCTCCCACCCGTGGTCGACGTCGTCCGGGAGCACGACCCAGGGTGCGAGCACCCCGCGCCAGGCGCCGAACCCGACGAGGTGGAGGAGCGCGATGAGGACCATCAGGATCCGGAAGACCACGAGACGGATGCCGCGACCGCGACCGCTCGGCTTCGTCTCGTGTTCGCGCACGGTCTCGGTCATGTCGATTCCCTTCGTCGGCGGCGCCTCGTGCGCCGGTCGTCGTCATGCTGGCGCGCCCGGCGCGCCCGAGCCCAGTGCTCCCGGGCCCGACCATGCCCGTCGCCGGGCGACCGTTCGGGCGGATCGCCCGCGAGCCCGGGACGCGCGTCTCTGGTGGTCGACGTCGTGGCCGGAGAAGATGAGTGCATGGCCAGGCGGAGGTGGGGGCTCGGGATCGCGACCGTCGTCGTGCTCGTGCTCACCGTCGTGGCCGTCGCCGGCGAGGTCACGGTGCTGGCGCGCGACGGCGCGGACGTCGTCGCCGGTGCGGCTGCCGTCGCGCTCGCGCTCGTGGGCGCGGCCTGGTTCGCGGTGGGTGCCTACCTGGTCGCGAAGCGGCCCGGGCACCCGCTCGGCTGGATCTTCGCCGGGGTCGGACTCGGCACGCAGGCGGGCGTCGCCGGCGAGATCGCAGGCCGGGCCGGGTGGTTGGAGTGGACCGGATCGCCCGTCGGCATCGTGGTCGACGGGCTGGGGGGACTCGGCATCTTCCTGCTCATCGGCCTCCTCCCGGTGCTGTACCCCACGGGAACCATCTCCGGTCGGGTGCCCGGGGCCGTGGCCTCGCTCACCGCGGTGGGCGCGCTGCTCGCCCAGCTGCAGGTGCTGCACGCGCGGGTCGACCCGCAGGTCACCTGGCCGTTCGGGCCTCCGCCGTCGGACGCGCAGCCCTGGTGGGCGTTGTGGCTGCCCTGGCTGCTCTTCGGCTCCGGCGTGCTCGGAGGCTGGGCGCTGTGCGTCGTCCGGCTCGCGCGGGCGCGGCACCCGCTCCGCCAGCAGTTGGCGTGGCTGCTCGTCGCGGTCGTGTCCGTCCTGGTCACCGCGGCGCTCGGCGACTCCGCGGTCGCGATGGCACTCCAGGCGTCGGCGCTGCTGCTCCTGCCCGTCGCGATCGCCGTCGGGATCGTCCGGTATCGGCTGCTGGACATCGAGACCGCCGTGCCGCGCGCGATCACCGCAGGGGTCATGACCGTCGCGATCGCGGGGGTGTACCTCGTCGCGACCGCGATCTCCGGCGTCGGGCTCACCGGTTCGACGTTGCCGTCCGTGATCGCGGCCGCGGTCGTCGCGGCAGTGCTGCTCCCGCTGCACTCGCGCGTGCGGCGCGCGGTCGACCTGTTCGTGTACGGCAAGCGGGCCGACCCGGTGCGTGCCGTGGCGGACCTCGGCGCCGCCGTCGCGTCGGGCGAGGGCGAGCTGCTGAGCGCGGTCGTCCGGGAAGTCGCCGCGACGTTCCGTGCAGAAGGGGCGCGCATCCGCGTCGGCGCGGGTGAGGTCGTCGCGTCGACCGGCGACATGGATGCCACGGCCGCCCTGGCGGTGGACCTCTCGATCGGTGGGGCCGTGATCGGCCGGCTCGAGCTCCTCGCCCCGGCGCGCGGCGGGAGCTACTCGCGCGCCGACACGGCCATGCTCGAGGCGATGGCGGGGACGGTGGCGCTCGGCGTCCGGGCCGCGGGCCTGGCGGACGAACTCGAGGGACAGCGCGACGCCGTGGTCGAGGCATCCGCCGTCGCCCGCGACCGGGTGCGCCGCGACCTGCACGACGGACTCGGCCCCTCGCTCACCGGCCTGAGGCTCGGGCTGCAGGCACTCGTCGACGCGCACGCGACGGGAGACGACGAGCGCGCCGTCGCGATCACCGCCGTGCTCCGCGACGAGTCGGAGCGCGCCGTCGCGGAGGTTCGGCGCGTCATCGACGACCTCCGGCCGGCCGACCTCGATGAGGGCGACCTCGCGTCCGCCCTGCGCCGTCGGTTCTCGCAGACGCACGGCGCCGCGCCGGTGACGGTCGATGCCGGGGAGCTGCCGTCGCTGCCGCCTCGAGTGGAGGACGGCATCTTCCGGGTCGTCGCCGAGGCCGTCGCGAACGCCCACAAGCATGCGGGAGCGGGAGCGGTCCTCGTGGAGATCGGGCAGGCGGATGGAGCGGTGACGGCGCGCGTGAGCGACGACGGAAGCGGAATGCCGGCCGGTCCGGCCGCCGGGGTGGGGCTCGCGTCGATGCGAGCCCGGGCGGACGAGCTCGGCGGGGCCCTCGACATCCGATCGTCCGCCGCCGGCACCGTGATCACCCTCACGCTGCCCCACCCCGTGGACGCGGGCCTGCCCGGAGCGAAGCGATGACCGTGCGGGTCGTGATCGCGGACGACCACCCCATGTACCGGTTCGGGCTGCGTGCGGCGCTGGAAGCGCTGGGCGACGTCGATGTCGTCGGCGAGGCGTCGGACGGTGCCGAGCTGGTCGGGCTCGTCGCCGACCGCGCACCCGACGTCGCGTTGACCGACCTCGCCATGCCGGGAACCGACGGCGTCTCGGCGGTCGCCGAGATCAGCGCCCGGTTCCCCGGAACGCGCACCCTCGTGCTGACCATGGACGCCGGAGACGACGCCATCCTGGCCGCGCTCCGCGCGGGCGCGAGCGGCTACCTTCTCAAGGACGCCGAACGGGACGAGATCGCGAGGGCGATCCGCGTCGTCGCGACGGGGGGCACCGTGTTCTCCGGCGAGGTCGGCGCGAGACTGGTGCAGCATGCATCCGCTCCGAACCGAGAGCGCACCCGCCCGTTCCCCGAACTCACCGAACGCGAGACCGAGATCCTCGCCCACATCGCGGCGGGTCGGTCCAACCGCGACATCGCCGTCTCGCTCTTCCTCGCGGAGAAGACGGTGCGCAACAACGTGGCGATGATCCTCGCGAAGCTGCACCTGCGCGACCGTGCGGCGGCGGTGGCCGCCGCGCGCGACCACGGGCTGGGCGCCGGCCGCTGACCGAACGGCGCGGGGCCTCCGCCTCAGCCCCAGTGCGCGTTCGTGCCCGGGCTCAGCCGGCCCGGGGCAGCGTCCGCCGCGTCGCGAGCCCATCCACGAAGTCGCCCAGGATCGCCGCGGACGCCGCAGCAGCTCCCGGCCCGCACGAGGCCTGCAGCTCGCGCATGCCCTCGACCGAGAGGCCGTGCTCGGGCAGCTCGTCACGCCAGGCCGCGAGCCAGTCCTCGTGGATCTCGTGCGTGACCTCGGGATGGAACTGGACCGCGAGCAGCCAGTCGCCGCGCCGGAACGCCTGGTTGGCGTACTGCGGCGACCCGGCGAGGCGCTCGACGCCGTCGGGCAGGTCGAACGTGTCGCCGTGCCACTGCACGAAGCGCGCGCCCGCCGCGTGGCGGACGGGGGAGTCCTCGCCGGCCTCGGTGAGTTCGACGCCGAGCCAGCCGACCTCCTTGCGCGGCCCGCGGTACACGTCGGCGCCGAGGGCGGCAGCCAGCAGCTGGGCGCCCAGGCACACGCCGAACACGGGAGCCTCGGCCGCGATGCGGGCGCGGAGCAGGTCGAGCTCCGCCGCGAGGTAGGGGTACTCGTCGGCCTCGTACACGCCCTCGTCGCCGCCGAGCACGACGACGAGGTCGGCGGTCAGGGGGTCGATCGCGGTCACGTCGCCCGTCGGGGCGTCGAACACGCGCACCTCGTAGCCGTGCGCCTCGAGCGTCGGGCCGAGGTTGCCCAGGCCGATCGCGGAGTCGTGGCGGAGCACCAGGGCGACGGGAGTGCCGGCCGTGCCGGCGGCATCCGTCATTCGAGCCCCTTGATGACGATCGCGTCGGTCGGCGGCGCGGCCAGGTTCGGATCGACGTACACGTCGGGTTCGATGTAGATCACGCGGGCCGCGGGCACCGCATCTCGGATGCGCCGCTCGATGACGTTCGTGGCGGTCGAGACCTCGAGCAGCCGCTGGTCGGCATGGAACCCGACCTTCGCGGCGACGAGCAGCTCGTCGGGACCGAGGTAGAGGGTCTTCATGTGGATGATGCGCTCGGCCTCCGGGCCGGCGAGGATCGCGGACTCGATGCTCGCCGCATCGCTCTCGTTCGCGCCCTCGCCCACGAGCAGGCTCTTCGTCTCGACGCCCAGGATGATCGCGACCACGATCAGGAGCGTGCCGATCATGAGCGTGCCGACCGCATCCCACAGCGGATCGCCGGTCAGCACCGTGAGGCCCACGCCGAAGAGGGCGAACACGAGGCCGGTGAGCGCGGCGACGTCCTCGAGCAGCACGACGGGCAGTTCGGGCGCCTTGGCGCGCCGGACGAACTGCACCCAGCTCTGCCTGCCGCGCACCTTGTTCGACTCGACGACCGCGGTGCGCAGCGAGAACGACTCGAGCAGGATCGCGATCAGGAGGACCAGGATGGGCAGCCACGCGTTCGTGAGCTCGTGCGGGTGGGTCAGCTTGTCGATGCCCTCGTAGATCGAGAACATGCCGCCGACCGAGAACAGGATGATCGACACGACGAACGCGTACACGTACCGCTCGCGGCCGTAGCCGAACGGATGCTCGCGGTCGGCGGCCTTCTTCGCCTGGCGCCCGCCGACGAAGAGCAGCAGCTGGTTGCCGGCATCCGCGACCGAGTGGATGGCCTCCGCGAGCATCGACGCCGAACCCGAGAAGAACCACGCGATGAACTTGGTGATCGCGATGCCCGTGTTCGCGAGGAATGCCGCCAGGATCGCCTTCGTGCCGCCGGATGCGCTCATGCGCCAATCCTAGGATGGCTGCCATGACCACCACCCCGACCGTCGAACTGCCCGCGATCGCCTTCCTCGGGGCCGGGTCGATGGCCCGCGCCATCCTCGCCGGGCTGCTCGCTCCGCACGTCGCGGTCGAGGGCGGCATCCGCGCCACCAACCGCAGCGCCGAGCGCGCGGCCGAGTTCGACGACGAGCCGCGGGTGCGCGCGTTCGCGACCGAGACGGATGCCGCGGCCAACCGCACCGCGGTCGACGGCGCGAAGCTCGTGGTCGTCGCCGTGAAGCCCGCGATGGTGCCGGGCCTGCTCGACGAGATCGCGGACGCCCTCGAACCGGGCGCGGTCGTCGTGAGCGTCGCGGCGGGCGTCACGGTCGCGACGTTCGAGGCGCACCTGCCCGAGCAGGTCTCGGTCGTGCGGACGATGCCGAACACGCCCGCCGTCGTCGGCCGCGCCGTCACCGGCGTCTCCGCGGGCACGCGTTCCAGCGAGGCCGACCTCGCGCTCGTCGTGTCGCTCTTCGAGACGGTCGGCGAGGTGCTCGTGGTCCCCGAGTCGCAGCTCGATGCGCTCTCGACGATCTCGGGGTCCGGGCCGGCGTACGTGTTCCTGCTCATCGAGGAGCTGACGAAGGCGGCAGTCGCGAAGGGGTTCACGACCGAGCAGGCGCGAACCATGGTCGAGGGCACCTTCCGGGGTGCGAGCGAGCTGCTCGCGGTATCCGACGACGACCCTGCCGAGCTGCGCCGTCGGGTGACGAGCCCGAAGGGCACCACCGAACGTGCGGTCGCGGTCCTGCAGGACGCCGGACTCGCCGACCTGTTCGCGCGGGCGACGGATGCCGCGCTCGCCCGCGCGCGAGAGCTGGCGGCCGGGGCGTGAGCATCGCGCCGCTCGCACCGCGCGCGCCGCTCGACCTCGACGGCGACCCCCGGTTCGGCTGGCGCGGCGTGATGCTCGACGTCGCACGCCGGTTCCGCCCGCTGCCCGAACTGCGGCGATTCATCGACCTGCTCGCCGCGCACGGGCTCAACGTGCTGCAGCTGCACCTCACCGACGACCAGGGCTGGCGGTTCGAGGTGCGCGCCTACCCGCGCCTGGCCGAGGTCGGCGGCCGCAGGTCGGCGTCGCAGGTCGGCCACGGGCCGTCGGCGACGCTCGACGGCGTGCCGCACCAGGGGGCGTACTCGCAGGCCGAACTGCGCGAGCTCGTCGCGTACGCGGCGGCACGCGGCATCCGCCTGGTGCCCGAGATCGACGTGCCGGGCCACGCGCAGTCCATCCTCGCCGCCCACCCCGAGTTCGGGGTCGGCGGGGTCGAGGCGGTGCGCGCGCGCGTCGCCGAGCCGTGGACGCGCTTCGGCATCAGCGACGAGGTGCTGAACGTCGAGGAGTCGACGGTCGCGTTCGTGTGCACCGTGTTCGACGAACTGTGCGACGTGTTCGACTCCGACGTCGTCGGGATCGGCGGCGACGAGGCGCAGAAGCGGCGCTGGCGCGACGACCCGCGCACCCAGGAGCTCATGGCCGAGCGCGGCCTCGCCGACGAGGACGAGCTGCAGGCGTGGTTCCTCGGGCGGGTGGCCGCCCACCTCGCCGGGCGCGGACGTCGCGTCATCGGGTGGGACGAGATGCTCGAGGGAGCGGATGCCGCGGCGGCGGTGCCGCCGCTGCCCTCGGACGCCGTCGTCGCGTCATGGCGCGGACCGGTCGGTGCCGAGCTCGGCGCGCGCCTCGGGCACGACGTCGTGCTCTGCCCCGACCTGTGGACCTACTTCGACTACCGGCAGTCGGATGCCGCGGAGGAACCGATCCCGGTCGGCACCGTGCTCTCGCTCGAGGACGTCGCGGCGTTCGACCCCGTGCCCGACTCGGCGCCGGACGGGTTCGCCGAGCGCGTCGCGGGCGTGCAGGCCAACGTCTGGACCGAGCACCTCGACACCCGCGATCGCCTCGACTACGCGGTCTTCCCTCGCCTCGGCGCGTTCGCCGAGGTCGCCTGGAACGGCGGCCCGCTCGACTGGGGCTCGTTCGCGACGCGACTGCCCGCGTACCTCTCCTGGCTGGCCGAGCAGGGCGTCGACTACCGCCCGCTCGAGGGCCCTCGACCCGACCAGCAGCGGCCGGGCGTGCCGGGGGTGCCGCGCTCGCGCGAGGAGCGCCTCGCCGAACTCGCTCGGCTCACGGCCTCCCTCGCACGCTGACGCTCGCGGCCGTCACGCACCGGAACGACGACGGCGCTGCCTCAGCCGCGCCGCTCGAGCAGCGTCATGACCTCGAAGTGCGGCGTCTGCGGGAACATGTCGAACACGCGCGCCCGAACGGGCCGGTACGAGGGCATCGCGGCGAGGTCCTTCGCGAGCGAGACGGCGTTGCAGCTCGAGTAGAGCACGTGGCGGATGCCGGATGCCTCGAGCCATCCGCTCAGCTCGGCGCCGATGCCGCGACGCGGCGGGTTCACGACCACGAGGTCGGGCGCCTCGTCGGCCGGGGCGTCGAGCGCGAAGCGCGTGGCATCCCCGGATTCGAACCGCACCCGGTGGAGCGCGGCATCCGTTCGGCTGAGCTCCGCGCTCGCGACGGCCTCGACGCTCGTCTCGATGCCGGTGACGGCGGGGCCCTCGTCGGGGTCGCCGCCCGCGAGGTGCAGCGCGAAGCCGCCGACGCCCGAGTAGAGGTCCCATGCCGAGGCGGGTGCGAGGTCGGTGATCCAGTCGCGCGCCTCGGCGTAGAGGGCCGCCGCGATGGTCGTGTTCGTCTGGAAGAAGCTCTGCGGGCGCAGGTGCATCGTCACGTCGTTCAGGCGCATCGCGAGCGTCTGCTGTTCGGTGAGCACGATCTCGTGCTCGCCCTCGAGTACGGCCTTGTGCTCGGGCAGCACGTTCACGCTCACCACCCGCGCGTTCGGCAGGTCGGCGAGCAGCGTCGGCAGGTGCTTGCGGATGCGCGCCACCGGCTCGGTCGAGCGCAGCACGAAGCGGATCATGAGCTCGCCGTCGGGCGACTCGGTGACGATGAGGTGCTTCAGCTCGCCCGTGCGGCGCGGCACGTCGTAGGGCGTGATGCGCGACAGCGTGATGAACCGGGCGATCGGCCCGAATGCGGCGCGGTGACCGGGGGAGCAGATGCCGCAGGCCTGGAGGTCGACGCCGTGGCCGTCGGCGTCGAGGATGCCGATCGTGGGCGCGTCGACCGTGCCGCCGACGACCATCTTCGCCTTGTTGCGGTAGTCGCGCTCGCCCGAGGCGACGGGCGGCGCCCACTCGGCCACATCGAACGGCGCCAGCAGGTCCTCGGCGCGCGCCTGCTTCTCCGCGAGCTGCGCAGGGTACGGCCGACCCATGAGCGTGCACGACCGGCAGCGCCCCGCGTCGAAGTAGGCGCAGTCCACGTCATCAAGCGTAGGCGGCCGACGCGAGCCGGATCGTGTCGCGTGCACGGCGACCGCCCCGGGCGCAGGTACGCTCACGATGAAATCAGGAGTCGCCCATGGAACCGCTCGACGTCATCGCGCTGGCCGGCGAGGTGGTCGCGTGGATCGCGCTCACCTCCGGGCTCGCGCTGCTGCTCGCGTTCGCCTTCGCACGGATGGCCGACGGGACGTGGGATCCGACCGAGGTCGCGATCCTCCAGCGCCCCGACGGAGACCTCGTCCGCTGGTTCGCCGGCGGCGAGTTCCATGAGCGCCCCCTCGAGGCCCACGAGCACGCGCGCCACGGCGACGAGGGCGAACTCGTCGGCTGGGTCCGGCGACGCACCCCCGAACGACTGCGATTCGAGGCGTCGTCGCACGTGCCGCGCGTGCTCGGAACGCTCGCCGTGATCCTGCTCGTCGTGGGCGTCGCCGCGACGGTCGCGTCGACCGTCGCCGGCGCGGTCGCCTGAGCCCGGCGGACGGATCCGTCGGTGCGGCATCCGCCCCGCGGCATCCGCCCCGCCCGCCCTATTCGAGCGCCGCGAACTTCTCGATGTCGCCCTCGGTGCCCGAGACGATGATGAGGTCGTGCGTGGTCACGACCGTGTGCTCGGTCGCGTACGTGAACGGCTTGCCGGGGCTCTTGACCCCCACCACGGTGACGCGGTGGCGTGAGCGCACGCCCGACTCCGTGAGCGTCTTGCCCCGGATCGGCTTCGGCGGGTACATCTTCACGAGCGCGAAGTCGTCGTCGAACTCGATGAAGTCGAGCATGCGGCCCGACACGAGGTGCGCCGTCCGCTCGCCCGCCTCGCGCTCGGGGTAGATGACGTGGTTCGCGCCGATGCGCTCGAGGATCTTGCCGTGCGAGCTCGAGATCGCCTTCGCCCAGATCTGCGGGATCTTCAGGTCGACGAGGTTCGCGGTGATGAGCACCGATGCCTCGACCGACGATCCCACCGCGCACACCGCGATCGAGAACTCCTGCGCGCCGATCTGCTTCAACGCGTCGAGCGACTTCGCGTCGGCGACGACCGCGTGCGTGACGCGCTCCGCCCACTTCTGCACCAGGTTCTCGTCCTCGTCGACCGCGAGGACCTCGCGGCCGAGCCGGTCGAGCTGGCCGGCCGTGGCGGCGCCGAACCGCCCCAGGCCGATGACGAGCACCGGCGCGTCGTGCTTGATGCGATCAACCAACGATGGGCCTCTCTTCCGGTCGTTTGAACAGCTGGCGCTTCTGGGTCGCGGCGAACGCCGCAGCGAGGGTGACCGTGCCGACACGCCCCATGAACATCGTCAGCGCCATCACGTACTTGCCCTCGGGCGGCAACGACTCGGTGAGCCCGGTCGAGAGGCCGCACGTGGCGAACGCCGAGATCACGTCGAACAGCACGAAGTCGAGCGGAGACTTCGTGATCTGGGTGATGATCACCGTCGAGACCGCCACGATCGTGGCGCCCCACAGCACGACGCTGACCGCCAGGCGCAGCATGTCGCGCGGGATGCGGCGGCCGAACGCCTCCATCGCCGGCTTGCCGCGCGCCTCCGCGTAGGCGGCGAGGAACAGCACGGCGAGCGTGGTCACCTTGATCCCGCCCGCGGTGGACGCGGACCCGCCGCCGACGAACATGAGCATGTCGGTCACGAGCAGGCTCGAACCGTACATGTCGGCCATGTCGATGGTCGCGAAACCGCCCGACCTGGTCATGGTCGACATGAAGAACGCCTCGTAGAGGGTCTTGCCGAATCCGAACGAACCGTACGTCCTGGGATTGTCGTACTCGAGCACGAGGAAGGTGATGGCGCCGGCGAACCACAGCGCGACGGTCGTCGTGATCGTGAGCTTCACGTGCACGCTCCAGCGCCGCGGCGAGCTCCAGGTGCGCAGGAGCGCGAAGATCACGGGGAAGCCGAGGCTGCCGAGGAACACCGCGATCATCATGAGCGACTGGAACCAGTAGTCGTCGAAGAACTCGACCGGCCCCTCGGGGTTCGGATTGAACCCGGTGTTGGTGAACGCGCTCACCGCGTAGTACGCCGAGTACCACAGGCTCGTGCCGAAGTCGTATCCCTTCGCGAGCACGCTCGGGATCATCCCGACCATGATCACGGCCTCGATCGCGAGCGTGCTCACCGCGACGGTCGCAAGGAGCCCGCCGACCTCGCCGAGCCGGATCGCCTGACGCTCCGACACCGGGCCGGCGTGCGCCCGAGACGGGTTGGTGTCGCTCGCGGCGATGAGCTTGGCCCGAAGGCCGAGCCGCCGCGAGATCACGAAGCCGAGGATCGAGGCGAGCGTGAGCACGCCCATGCCGCCGATGTTCATGCCGATGAAGATGACCGCATTGCCGAACGGCGACCAGTGGGTGGCCATGTCGACCGTGGTCAGCCCGGTGACGCAGATCGTCGAGACGGCCGTGAAGAACGCGTCGTACAGCGGCGTGCCCCCGGTGCCGGTGCCGGCGCGCGCGAGCGGAAGCGAGAGCAGCGCGGTCGTGAGCAGGACCAGCGTCGCGAACACGAGGATCGCGAATCGCGACGGCGAGCTGCGGATGATCCCGCCGCCGAAGGCGCGGACGCGCATGAGCCACGAGCGCCGGGCGGGACCCCGACGACCCACGGCTTGCGCGGCCATCAGCCCTCCATCCGCTCGACGCGTGAGTCATGGTACTCCCCGCCCCCGTCGCGGACTGACTACCCTTGCACCATGGCGGACATCTTCGACGTGGTGGCGGACCCGACCCGGCGCGACATCCTCGCGGTCCTGCTCGATCGCGAGACCACGAAGCCGGAGTCCGGTGGCGAGATCAGCGTGGGCGAGATCGTCACCGCGCTCGGCGTGAGCCAGCCGACCGTGTCCAAGCACCTGAAGGTCCTGCGCGAGGCCGGCCTGGTCGCGGTCCGCGAGGAGGGCCAGCACCGCTACTACCGGCTCGACCGGGCTCCGCTCGAACTGCTCGAGGACTGGTTGATCCCGTTCGTGACGACGGATGCCGCGGCCGACGCGGCCACGCTCGCCGGCGCCGACGCGGAGGACCTCGAGATCCCGCTCAACGACGACCAGCGGGCATTCGCCTCCGCCCTCGGCAAGGCGTTCGCCGAGACCGCGCACCAGGTGTCGGCCGTGGTCGCGCCGAAGCGCCGCCGGTAGCGCCGGCACGGGCGCTCGCCGCGCACGCGGCCGTCGCTAGCGCTTGCGTTCGCGCGGGGCGCCGAGGCGCTTGACCATCTCGAGCTCCAGCCCGCCCGGCTCCAGTTCGTACGGACGGCTGCTGCCGCTCAGCACGAAGCCGTGACGCTCGTAGAAGCGACGGGCGCGCGGGTTGTCCTCGTGAACCTCGAGACGCAGCGTGTCGGAACGCAGTGCCGCCCACCGCTCGATCTCGGCCAGCAGGGCGGCCGTGACGCCGACGGCCTCGCCGCGACGGTCGGGCGAGACGTAGACGCCGACGAGGAGCGGGCCCGTCGCGGCATCCGGCACGTAGCAGCCCATGGTGCCGACCC comes from the Agromyces marinus genome and includes:
- the proC gene encoding pyrroline-5-carboxylate reductase; the encoded protein is MTTTPTVELPAIAFLGAGSMARAILAGLLAPHVAVEGGIRATNRSAERAAEFDDEPRVRAFATETDAAANRTAVDGAKLVVVAVKPAMVPGLLDEIADALEPGAVVVSVAAGVTVATFEAHLPEQVSVVRTMPNTPAVVGRAVTGVSAGTRSSEADLALVVSLFETVGEVLVVPESQLDALSTISGSGPAYVFLLIEELTKAAVAKGFTTEQARTMVEGTFRGASELLAVSDDDPAELRRRVTSPKGTTERAVAVLQDAGLADLFARATDAALARARELAAGA
- the rlmC gene encoding 23S rRNA (uracil(747)-C(5))-methyltransferase RlmC; translated protein: MDCAYFDAGRCRSCTLMGRPYPAQLAEKQARAEDLLAPFDVAEWAPPVASGERDYRNKAKMVVGGTVDAPTIGILDADGHGVDLQACGICSPGHRAAFGPIARFITLSRITPYDVPRRTGELKHLIVTESPDGELMIRFVLRSTEPVARIRKHLPTLLADLPNARVVSVNVLPEHKAVLEGEHEIVLTEQQTLAMRLNDVTMHLRPQSFFQTNTTIAAALYAEARDWITDLAPASAWDLYSGVGGFALHLAGGDPDEGPAVTGIETSVEAVASAELSRTDAALHRVRFESGDATRFALDAPADEAPDLVVVNPPRRGIGAELSGWLEASGIRHVLYSSCNAVSLAKDLAAMPSYRPVRARVFDMFPQTPHFEVMTLLERRG
- a CDS encoding cation diffusion facilitator family transporter, whose protein sequence is MSASGGTKAILAAFLANTGIAITKFIAWFFSGSASMLAEAIHSVADAGNQLLLFVGGRQAKKAADREHPFGYGRERYVYAFVVSIILFSVGGMFSIYEGIDKLTHPHELTNAWLPILVLLIAILLESFSLRTAVVESNKVRGRQSWVQFVRRAKAPELPVVLLEDVAALTGLVFALFGVGLTVLTGDPLWDAVGTLMIGTLLIVVAIILGVETKSLLVGEGANESDAASIESAILAGPEAERIIHMKTLYLGPDELLVAAKVGFHADQRLLEVSTATNVIERRIRDAVPAARVIYIEPDVYVDPNLAAPPTDAIVIKGLE
- a CDS encoding glutamine amidotransferase-related protein — encoded protein: MTDAAGTAGTPVALVLRHDSAIGLGNLGPTLEAHGYEVRVFDAPTGDVTAIDPLTADLVVVLGGDEGVYEADEYPYLAAELDLLRARIAAEAPVFGVCLGAQLLAAALGADVYRGPRKEVGWLGVELTEAGEDSPVRHAAGARFVQWHGDTFDLPDGVERLAGSPQYANQAFRRGDWLLAVQFHPEVTHEIHEDWLAAWRDELPEHGLSVEGMRELQASCGPGAAAASAAILGDFVDGLATRRTLPRAG
- a CDS encoding potassium channel family protein, whose product is MVDRIKHDAPVLVIGLGRFGAATAGQLDRLGREVLAVDEDENLVQKWAERVTHAVVADAKSLDALKQIGAQEFSIAVCAVGSSVEASVLITANLVDLKIPQIWAKAISSSHGKILERIGANHVIYPEREAGERTAHLVSGRMLDFIEFDDDFALVKMYPPKPIRGKTLTESGVRSRHRVTVVGVKSPGKPFTYATEHTVVTTHDLIIVSGTEGDIEKFAALE
- a CDS encoding sensor histidine kinase, which translates into the protein MARRRWGLGIATVVVLVLTVVAVAGEVTVLARDGADVVAGAAAVALALVGAAWFAVGAYLVAKRPGHPLGWIFAGVGLGTQAGVAGEIAGRAGWLEWTGSPVGIVVDGLGGLGIFLLIGLLPVLYPTGTISGRVPGAVASLTAVGALLAQLQVLHARVDPQVTWPFGPPPSDAQPWWALWLPWLLFGSGVLGGWALCVVRLARARHPLRQQLAWLLVAVVSVLVTAALGDSAVAMALQASALLLLPVAIAVGIVRYRLLDIETAVPRAITAGVMTVAIAGVYLVATAISGVGLTGSTLPSVIAAAVVAAVLLPLHSRVRRAVDLFVYGKRADPVRAVADLGAAVASGEGELLSAVVREVAATFRAEGARIRVGAGEVVASTGDMDATAALAVDLSIGGAVIGRLELLAPARGGSYSRADTAMLEAMAGTVALGVRAAGLADELEGQRDAVVEASAVARDRVRRDLHDGLGPSLTGLRLGLQALVDAHATGDDERAVAITAVLRDESERAVAEVRRVIDDLRPADLDEGDLASALRRRFSQTHGAAPVTVDAGELPSLPPRVEDGIFRVVAEAVANAHKHAGAGAVLVEIGQADGAVTARVSDDGSGMPAGPAAGVGLASMRARADELGGALDIRSSAAGTVITLTLPHPVDAGLPGAKR
- a CDS encoding response regulator transcription factor, producing the protein MTVRVVIADDHPMYRFGLRAALEALGDVDVVGEASDGAELVGLVADRAPDVALTDLAMPGTDGVSAVAEISARFPGTRTLVLTMDAGDDAILAALRAGASGYLLKDAERDEIARAIRVVATGGTVFSGEVGARLVQHASAPNRERTRPFPELTERETEILAHIAAGRSNRDIAVSLFLAEKTVRNNVAMILAKLHLRDRAAAVAAARDHGLGAGR
- a CDS encoding beta-N-acetylhexosaminidase yields the protein MSIAPLAPRAPLDLDGDPRFGWRGVMLDVARRFRPLPELRRFIDLLAAHGLNVLQLHLTDDQGWRFEVRAYPRLAEVGGRRSASQVGHGPSATLDGVPHQGAYSQAELRELVAYAAARGIRLVPEIDVPGHAQSILAAHPEFGVGGVEAVRARVAEPWTRFGISDEVLNVEESTVAFVCTVFDELCDVFDSDVVGIGGDEAQKRRWRDDPRTQELMAERGLADEDELQAWFLGRVAAHLAGRGRRVIGWDEMLEGADAAAAVPPLPSDAVVASWRGPVGAELGARLGHDVVLCPDLWTYFDYRQSDAAEEPIPVGTVLSLEDVAAFDPVPDSAPDGFAERVAGVQANVWTEHLDTRDRLDYAVFPRLGAFAEVAWNGGPLDWGSFATRLPAYLSWLAEQGVDYRPLEGPRPDQQRPGVPGVPRSREERLAELARLTASLAR